The Kiloniellales bacterium genome window below encodes:
- a CDS encoding membrane dipeptidase, with product MSSPPPLVIDGLQYCNWSEKVFRQMRDGGVSAVHVTIAYWEDFRETVERIVEWNRRFEAFGALIRPVRTAADVRAAAEAGRTGILFGAQNCSPIEDDIGLIPVLHDLGLRFMQLSYNNQSLLATGCYEAEDPGITRMGREAIREMNRVGLVVDMSHSAERSTLEAIEISERPIAITHANPAFWCPALRNKSDAVLKALGESGGMIGFSLYPHHLKDKSACTLESFCAMVARTAELIGVERIGLGSDLCQDQPDSVVEWMRNGTWTKTLDFGEGSKGQAGFPDQPPWFRDNRDFGGLAGGLRAAGFSEAEVAKVMGENWMAFFEASFGPG from the coding sequence ATGAGTTCACCGCCTCCCCTCGTCATCGACGGCCTGCAGTACTGCAACTGGTCGGAAAAGGTGTTCCGCCAGATGCGGGACGGCGGGGTTTCAGCGGTTCACGTCACCATCGCCTACTGGGAGGACTTCCGCGAGACGGTCGAGCGGATCGTCGAATGGAACCGGCGCTTCGAGGCCTTCGGCGCGCTGATCCGGCCGGTGCGCACCGCGGCCGACGTCCGCGCGGCGGCCGAGGCCGGGCGCACCGGCATCCTCTTCGGCGCCCAGAACTGCTCGCCGATCGAGGACGACATCGGGCTGATTCCCGTGCTCCACGATCTTGGCCTGCGCTTCATGCAGCTCAGCTACAACAACCAGAGCCTGCTGGCGACCGGCTGCTACGAGGCCGAGGACCCGGGGATCACCCGCATGGGCCGCGAGGCGATCCGCGAGATGAACCGGGTCGGGCTGGTGGTCGACATGTCCCACAGCGCCGAGCGCTCGACCCTGGAGGCGATCGAGATCTCCGAGCGGCCGATCGCCATCACCCACGCCAACCCGGCCTTCTGGTGCCCGGCGCTGCGCAACAAGTCCGACGCCGTCCTGAAGGCGCTGGGCGAAAGCGGCGGCATGATCGGCTTCAGCCTCTATCCCCACCACCTCAAGGACAAGAGCGCCTGCACCCTCGAATCCTTCTGCGCCATGGTGGCGCGGACCGCCGAGCTGATCGGCGTCGAGCGCATCGGCCTGGGCTCGGACCTCTGCCAGGACCAGCCCGACTCCGTGGTCGAGTGGATGCGCAACGGCACCTGGACCAAGACCCTGGACTTCGGCGAGGGCTCGAAGGGGCAAGCGGGCTTCCCGGACCAGCCGCCCTGGTTCCGCGACAACCGGGATTTCGGCGGGCTTGCCGGGGGGCTGCGCGCGGCCGGGTTCAGCGAGGCGGAAGTCGCCAAGGTCATGGGCGAGAACTGGATGGCCTTTTTCGAGGCCTCCTTCGGGCCTGGCTAG
- a CDS encoding Coenzyme F420 hydrogenase/dehydrogenase, beta subunit C-terminal domain, with protein MPEDPAADRFTRIAQEGLCIGCGLCQSVAGPERVRVVRTTEGHLRPVVGAPLDRETVDRIYETCPGTRIEGLPEALIDGETQHDKIWGPYRSMVRAYAADPAVRHRGSTGGVLTALATYLVESRMVDFVLHVAASRTDPTFGERHVSFDAASVLAGAGSRYGPTAPLLDFREVLDRGRAFAFVGKPCDVAAVRNLARLDPRVERLCRVMMVPVCGGFMEPAGMARFLASLGLEEKEVAAFSYRGNGCPGPTRIETRDGRAIEKSYLDMWGEDDSAWSLPFRCKVCPDGIGEAADIAAADTWPGGAPTPEDLESDPGTNAILARTAVGQEIVEAAVRDGALTVEREIGPRDLDLYQPHQVAKKYAVWARFAGLKAAGQLTPDIRRLRIAELARENGVAENLRQARGTRLRARQGRTREPRPRPAANQRP; from the coding sequence ATGCCCGAAGACCCCGCCGCCGACCGCTTCACCCGCATTGCCCAGGAAGGACTCTGCATCGGCTGCGGCCTCTGCCAGAGCGTGGCCGGGCCGGAGCGGGTGCGGGTCGTGCGCACGACCGAAGGTCACCTGCGGCCGGTGGTCGGGGCGCCGCTCGACCGGGAGACCGTCGACCGCATCTACGAGACCTGCCCCGGCACCCGCATCGAGGGTCTGCCCGAGGCGCTTATCGACGGCGAGACGCAGCACGACAAGATTTGGGGACCCTATCGGTCCATGGTGCGAGCCTACGCCGCGGACCCGGCGGTGCGTCACCGCGGCTCGACCGGCGGCGTACTGACCGCGCTGGCGACCTATCTGGTCGAGAGCCGGATGGTCGACTTCGTGCTGCACGTCGCGGCCTCCAGAACCGATCCGACCTTCGGCGAGCGCCATGTCTCTTTCGACGCGGCGAGCGTGCTGGCGGGCGCGGGCTCGCGCTACGGGCCGACCGCGCCCCTCCTTGACTTCCGCGAGGTCTTGGACCGGGGCCGGGCCTTCGCCTTCGTCGGCAAGCCCTGCGACGTGGCGGCGGTGCGCAACCTGGCGCGGCTGGACCCGAGGGTGGAGCGGCTCTGCAGGGTGATGATGGTGCCGGTCTGCGGCGGCTTCATGGAGCCAGCGGGCATGGCCCGGTTCCTCGCGTCGCTCGGCCTCGAGGAGAAGGAGGTCGCCGCCTTCTCCTACCGCGGCAACGGCTGCCCCGGGCCGACCCGGATCGAGACCAGGGACGGGCGGGCGATCGAGAAGAGCTACCTAGACATGTGGGGCGAGGACGACAGCGCCTGGAGCCTGCCGTTCCGCTGCAAGGTCTGTCCCGACGGGATCGGCGAGGCGGCCGATATCGCCGCGGCCGACACCTGGCCCGGCGGCGCGCCCACGCCGGAAGACCTGGAGAGCGATCCGGGCACCAACGCGATCCTGGCCCGGACCGCCGTGGGCCAGGAGATCGTCGAGGCCGCCGTGCGCGACGGGGCGCTGACCGTCGAACGGGAGATCGGGCCGCGTGACCTCGATCTCTACCAGCCCCACCAGGTGGCCAAGAAATACGCCGTCTGGGCGCGCTTCGCCGGCCTCAAGGCGGCAGGCCAGCTCACGCCTGACATCCGCCGGCTCAGGATCGCGGAGCTCGCGCGAGAGAATGGCGTGGCCGAGAACCTGCGCCAGGCCCGCGGCACACGCCTGCGCGCCCGGCAGGGCCGCACCCGCGAGCCGCGGCCGAGGCCGGCCGCTAACCAGCGGCCCTAA
- a CDS encoding YcaO-like family protein — MSLFSDAERLLSRAGREDKEASRGKESTPGAGQTMSEARKLLAELGYVHREECGGAIREVSCDQATRENRLALLALAGRLERVFSLPSPKTPGAYFLGGEIAPSAFGLASPDGPLVGLAGRGTTLREAFEGCIGEGAEYLSLLPFGDEPLVRAAPADMLSGIGGIENPVTEDDLAWMQAAIGLDPVPAAGQMDWLPATSLDGRRQIHVPADLCLRRWGHMEDPPPRPAESNGCAAGPTLEDAQYRALLELVERDATALWWYGGRVVGSFDLDEARRQALSAFMAKCRCRDSRVDWFLDLTNDLDIPVVAALSSEPDGSGVVFGFAADLDPLAAAKSAALEMCQMEIAQDLVHLKLEQRGAAALNAADLRHLERERRLHINAFPQLKPAEPPACPAAERPTLDDAPLGRCYEAVRRAGYEAYSLDLTRPETRIPAVRVVVPGLQSAKADWITERLKRTARHPFFDSKTWRGLPPLD, encoded by the coding sequence ATGAGCCTTTTCTCTGATGCGGAGCGCCTGCTCTCGAGAGCGGGAAGAGAAGATAAGGAGGCATCGCGCGGCAAGGAGAGCACGCCGGGTGCGGGCCAGACCATGAGCGAAGCCCGGAAGCTCCTCGCCGAACTCGGCTACGTGCATCGCGAGGAGTGCGGCGGCGCCATCCGCGAAGTGAGTTGCGATCAAGCAACAAGGGAGAACCGCCTTGCTCTCTTGGCCTTGGCCGGACGATTGGAGCGGGTCTTTTCCTTGCCTTCACCCAAGACACCTGGTGCCTATTTCCTTGGGGGTGAGATTGCGCCGAGCGCTTTCGGTCTCGCCTCCCCTGACGGTCCCCTGGTCGGACTCGCCGGCAGGGGAACGACGCTGCGTGAAGCCTTCGAAGGATGCATCGGCGAAGGGGCGGAGTATCTCTCTTTGCTGCCCTTTGGCGACGAGCCGCTCGTCCGGGCCGCGCCGGCGGACATGCTGTCCGGGATTGGCGGCATCGAGAACCCCGTTACCGAGGACGATCTGGCGTGGATGCAGGCGGCAATTGGCCTGGACCCGGTCCCCGCTGCGGGGCAGATGGACTGGTTGCCGGCGACGAGCCTCGATGGACGACGGCAGATCCATGTGCCGGCAGACCTCTGTCTCCGTCGGTGGGGGCACATGGAAGACCCGCCTCCTCGTCCTGCGGAGAGCAACGGCTGCGCGGCCGGCCCAACGTTGGAGGACGCTCAGTACCGGGCGCTCCTGGAATTGGTTGAGCGCGACGCCACGGCGCTCTGGTGGTATGGCGGCCGGGTGGTTGGCAGCTTTGACCTCGACGAGGCGCGACGCCAAGCGCTGAGCGCATTCATGGCGAAGTGCCGTTGCCGGGACTCGCGCGTCGATTGGTTTCTTGATCTGACCAATGATCTCGACATCCCCGTCGTCGCCGCCTTGTCATCCGAGCCGGACGGCAGCGGCGTGGTCTTCGGGTTCGCAGCGGACCTCGACCCCTTGGCCGCGGCCAAAAGCGCGGCGCTCGAGATGTGCCAGATGGAGATCGCCCAGGATCTCGTCCACCTCAAGCTGGAACAGCGCGGCGCGGCGGCGCTCAACGCGGCGGACTTACGTCACCTCGAGCGGGAGCGACGGTTGCACATCAATGCATTTCCTCAGCTGAAGCCCGCCGAGCCGCCTGCGTGCCCGGCGGCCGAGCGGCCCACCCTCGATGACGCGCCCTTGGGACGCTGTTACGAGGCCGTCCGCCGGGCCGGTTACGAAGCATACAGTCTCGATCTCACCCGCCCGGAAACAAGGATTCCCGCCGTCCGGGTGGTCGTTCCAGGCTTGCAGTCGGCGAAGGCGGACTGGATTACCGAGCGGCTCAAACGCACTGCCCGCCACCCTTTTTTTGACAGCAAGACGTGGCGCGGATTGCCACCCCTCGATTGA
- a CDS encoding BTAD domain-containing putative transcriptional regulator, producing the protein MAILEGRQAAGNLLHMRVLDGFDLASASGRHIHVTSKKARGLLAYLALKPNGCETRERLAGLLWSDRSEEHARGSLRQCLKQVRHTFAEIGFTGLQSERQEIVLAIEDFRVDSQAITENLKSGQIDFELAQGHVQPDRILYGYEALDQAFAAWIHVIRQQWRINLIDLLQKILRDGSKQTTLRKSAAEALASIDPTHEEAQRHLIECYALQGNVAAAIRQYNELWELLGDDYDMEPADETQSLIAQVKSGKFDFGERPAVVSASPGVTEAPPLLRLPVIGIEDFFRSDSPKSPHYVVDGFRRELIACLVRFREWIIVEAGVTAENPIEMQNAATAEGAVDYLLEGSYSADQETVWLSITLKDVASRRFIWSERFTLTLDRWFVAQQTLVRRISVALNVYLSAERVARQVAEPDLPLEVYDAWLKGHDLIQHWDPITEQKSEKIFRRIIRQTPDFAPAYSSLSSILNSRHVVFPGLYRSPALQQEAQGFAQRAVEIDPLDTRGQLALAWSYAMRGRFDQAELHYGFAHDLNSNNPTTLISCAHGLAFCGDYDRARELADLAVKINPMMPAFHWGYLVGVLFICKDYEGSVRASELAADVISVLPGLKTAALAHLGRRREAEAAGTYFLKFIRERWKGNSPCTDEAIVAWHLHSFPTKDSDVQERLREGLRLSGLPVPRSSVKQ; encoded by the coding sequence ATGGCAATCTTGGAAGGCAGGCAAGCTGCAGGCAATTTGTTGCACATGCGGGTGCTTGACGGGTTCGATCTCGCTTCTGCGAGCGGGAGACACATCCACGTCACGAGCAAAAAGGCCCGCGGTTTACTGGCTTACCTCGCGCTTAAGCCCAATGGTTGTGAGACAAGAGAACGCCTGGCAGGCTTGCTTTGGAGCGACAGAAGCGAGGAACATGCCAGGGGTTCTTTGCGCCAGTGCCTGAAGCAGGTTCGCCACACCTTCGCCGAAATTGGATTTACCGGGCTTCAATCCGAGCGGCAGGAGATCGTCCTCGCAATAGAAGATTTTCGGGTGGACTCTCAGGCGATTACAGAAAACCTTAAAAGCGGCCAAATCGATTTCGAGTTAGCCCAAGGACACGTACAACCGGACCGCATTCTCTACGGCTATGAGGCGCTCGACCAAGCCTTCGCAGCCTGGATCCACGTAATTCGCCAGCAATGGCGCATCAACCTGATCGACTTGCTTCAGAAAATTCTGCGCGACGGCAGCAAGCAAACCACGCTTCGCAAGTCTGCTGCGGAGGCGCTTGCCAGCATTGACCCCACTCACGAGGAGGCGCAGAGACACCTCATCGAATGCTACGCGTTGCAGGGGAACGTTGCTGCAGCAATCCGGCAGTACAACGAGCTTTGGGAGCTGTTGGGTGACGACTACGATATGGAGCCTGCAGACGAAACACAGTCCCTGATAGCTCAGGTCAAATCCGGCAAATTTGATTTCGGCGAAAGACCGGCCGTTGTTTCAGCGTCACCTGGTGTAACGGAGGCGCCGCCCTTGCTCCGTCTTCCGGTGATCGGGATCGAGGATTTCTTTCGCTCCGACTCACCCAAATCGCCGCACTACGTCGTGGACGGGTTCCGCCGAGAGCTCATTGCGTGTCTGGTCCGCTTCCGGGAGTGGATCATCGTCGAGGCCGGGGTAACGGCCGAGAACCCGATCGAAATGCAGAATGCGGCGACAGCTGAAGGAGCGGTCGACTACCTCTTGGAGGGTTCCTATTCCGCCGATCAGGAAACTGTGTGGCTCAGCATCACCTTGAAAGACGTCGCGAGCCGCCGCTTTATCTGGAGCGAGCGGTTCACGCTGACCCTGGATCGCTGGTTCGTAGCCCAGCAAACATTGGTGCGGCGTATTTCCGTGGCGCTCAATGTCTATCTTTCTGCCGAGCGCGTCGCCAGACAGGTCGCGGAACCAGATCTGCCGCTCGAAGTCTATGACGCGTGGCTGAAGGGACATGATCTGATCCAGCATTGGGATCCGATCACCGAGCAGAAATCCGAAAAGATCTTCCGGAGGATCATACGTCAAACGCCTGACTTTGCGCCCGCCTACAGCAGCCTCTCCTCAATCCTCAACTCGCGCCATGTCGTGTTTCCCGGCCTTTACCGTTCGCCGGCCTTGCAACAGGAGGCGCAAGGCTTCGCACAAAGGGCCGTTGAGATAGACCCCCTGGACACCCGCGGCCAACTTGCTTTGGCTTGGTCCTATGCCATGAGAGGTCGGTTCGACCAAGCGGAGCTGCACTACGGCTTTGCCCATGATCTGAATTCAAACAACCCAACGACACTCATCTCCTGCGCCCATGGCCTGGCCTTTTGCGGGGACTATGACAGGGCGCGGGAGCTTGCCGATCTCGCAGTGAAGATAAACCCTATGATGCCGGCATTTCACTGGGGTTACCTCGTCGGTGTGCTGTTCATCTGTAAGGATTACGAAGGAAGTGTTCGAGCATCTGAGCTCGCGGCCGACGTGATCTCGGTTCTGCCGGGCCTGAAGACGGCGGCGCTCGCCCATCTCGGGCGCCGGCGAGAGGCAGAAGCGGCCGGCACATACTTCTTGAAATTCATTCGAGAGAGGTGGAAGGGGAACTCGCCCTGTACCGACGAAGCAATCGTCGCCTGGCACCTGCACAGTTTTCCGACCAAGGATAGTGATGTCCAGGAACGGCTTCGGGAAGGCCTCCGCTTGTCAGGCCTTCCCGTGCCGCGTAGCAGCGTCAAACAGTAG
- a CDS encoding peroxidase family protein, producing the protein MRHGGDLPETLFEEASRAEKLVHSRGFREAASKEDQRKCRLRERTPKDEAERERELARLERLAQKMWIDGRRINEKDDNFSIPAGYTYLGQLIAHDLTFNASPLPQRAGKPGVAPSLASAALDLDCIYAGRPEKLPSLYQVEFRNGEEVFRKRLRVGMTRPDLDPSAAGKNAEVDVPRPDDLPRICIDSPDNTVTDKGKYDGPSEKLCPYDALIGDSRNEDNLILSQLTVLFHKLHNKIVDRLETMGGGLSDRDIFNTARAVTVKCYQTIIVEDFLMRLLDEEVYETYRNEKTTPSDFTQFKGLLHKNAKAVIPIEFSLAAFRFGHAMVRQKYALNETFKGEKRQSIGRLMSFRGPLPSDDIPLTNKWVIDDWSKFFPVLNDKGVPQGKDFNASRRIRPAFAADLYHKRFDPMPAHRKGRAPTPGEPHGGLLYRDLARGYDMGLSSGQEMACVFDVAENSRLSQKVIRKGLERTSPSGPNDQPLSESDVDQLAKDTPLLYYILREAEVQHGGERLGTLGSRIIAEVIFGILRNDSGPGSRISNQEIAAIFAGQGVPKDMPSLIRFVKSGSGGTP; encoded by the coding sequence ATGCGACACGGCGGAGACTTACCGGAAACACTTTTTGAAGAAGCGTCTCGTGCGGAGAAGCTCGTTCATTCGCGCGGCTTTCGTGAAGCCGCGTCGAAAGAAGACCAGAGGAAATGCCGATTGCGAGAGCGTACGCCGAAGGACGAGGCCGAACGTGAGCGCGAACTGGCGAGGCTGGAGCGCCTTGCTCAAAAAATGTGGATCGACGGACGACGAATAAACGAAAAGGACGACAACTTCTCGATTCCGGCTGGCTATACCTATCTCGGTCAACTGATTGCCCACGACCTGACCTTCAATGCCTCACCTCTACCACAGCGTGCCGGTAAGCCCGGCGTTGCACCGAGCCTAGCCTCGGCTGCCCTCGACCTCGATTGCATCTACGCCGGACGGCCCGAGAAGCTGCCATCGCTGTATCAGGTCGAATTCCGGAACGGTGAAGAAGTGTTTCGCAAGCGGCTCCGTGTCGGAATGACCCGCCCGGACCTCGACCCGAGCGCCGCAGGCAAGAATGCTGAGGTCGATGTACCAAGGCCGGACGACCTCCCGAGAATCTGCATCGACAGCCCAGACAACACCGTAACCGACAAAGGAAAATACGATGGGCCGTCCGAGAAGTTGTGTCCCTATGACGCACTGATCGGAGACTCCCGAAATGAGGACAACCTCATTCTCTCGCAGCTTACCGTCTTGTTCCACAAGCTCCACAACAAGATCGTTGACCGCCTCGAGACTATGGGTGGCGGGCTTAGTGACCGAGATATCTTCAACACGGCGCGCGCCGTGACGGTCAAGTGCTATCAAACCATCATCGTCGAAGATTTTCTCATGCGACTCTTGGATGAAGAAGTTTACGAGACCTACAGAAACGAAAAGACCACGCCCAGCGATTTCACGCAGTTCAAGGGGCTCTTGCACAAGAACGCAAAAGCGGTCATTCCAATAGAGTTCTCTCTCGCCGCCTTTCGCTTCGGACATGCAATGGTGCGGCAGAAATACGCCCTGAACGAGACCTTCAAGGGCGAGAAGAGACAATCGATCGGGCGCTTGATGTCCTTCAGAGGCCCCTTGCCTTCCGACGACATACCGCTCACGAACAAATGGGTCATCGACGACTGGTCGAAGTTCTTTCCGGTGTTGAACGACAAGGGGGTCCCACAGGGGAAGGACTTCAACGCGAGCCGCCGGATAAGGCCAGCCTTCGCGGCAGATCTCTATCACAAGCGTTTTGATCCGATGCCGGCGCACAGAAAGGGACGCGCCCCCACGCCTGGCGAGCCCCATGGCGGCCTTCTCTATCGCGATCTTGCGCGCGGCTACGACATGGGATTGTCGAGCGGCCAGGAAATGGCCTGCGTCTTTGACGTCGCGGAGAATTCTCGCCTTTCGCAGAAAGTTATAAGGAAAGGTCTGGAAAGAACCTCACCTTCCGGCCCCAACGATCAGCCCCTCAGCGAGAGTGACGTTGACCAACTCGCGAAGGATACCCCGCTCCTCTACTATATTTTACGGGAGGCCGAGGTGCAGCACGGGGGCGAACGGCTTGGCACCCTAGGCTCCAGGATCATCGCCGAAGTCATCTTCGGGATTCTGAGGAACGACAGCGGCCCTGGAAGCCGGATCAGCAATCAAGAGATCGCCGCCATTTTTGCGGGGCAAGGGGTCCCAAAGGACATGCCTTCGCTGATTCGCTTCGTCAAATCCGGGAGTGGCGGCACGCCCTAA
- a CDS encoding adenylate/guanylate cyclase domain-containing protein, translating to MLGRTRDRLPGNNHPLAKSTAKVLHAGSRSGTAIQELQHVASRVVSPVPCRVPRSVVFADFADYSRLTDHQLRGFLELLANVGDSLNAVRTPESYIRSMGDGIFAVTLRADEAIKLALTLNRAVEEGNLSVSRLEVAMQVRIALHAGPVILARDPVTGSPGYYGRNVTRAARLENVTAPGRIYATREFVECLEREAPERTLDLWPDDSGWRFKYLGVVALPKNFGSQSVFEVRTSRRAS from the coding sequence ATGCTGGGCCGGACGCGTGACAGACTACCCGGGAACAACCATCCTTTGGCGAAAAGCACCGCGAAGGTGCTTCATGCTGGCTCTCGGAGCGGGACGGCAATTCAGGAGCTTCAGCACGTCGCTTCAAGAGTTGTCAGCCCGGTGCCTTGCCGTGTCCCTCGCTCCGTGGTCTTCGCAGATTTTGCCGACTACAGCAGGCTGACCGACCACCAGCTCCGCGGATTTCTGGAGCTCCTGGCGAACGTGGGCGATTCCCTGAATGCCGTTAGAACACCGGAGTCCTACATCAGGTCGATGGGCGACGGCATCTTTGCTGTCACGTTAAGAGCCGATGAAGCCATCAAGCTTGCTTTGACCCTGAACCGAGCGGTGGAGGAGGGAAACCTCTCTGTCTCGAGGCTAGAGGTAGCGATGCAGGTCCGTATCGCGTTGCACGCCGGACCGGTTATCTTGGCGCGAGATCCGGTGACCGGGTCGCCCGGTTACTACGGCAGAAACGTCACTCGCGCGGCGCGCCTGGAAAATGTAACCGCTCCAGGACGCATCTATGCGACCCGAGAGTTCGTGGAGTGCCTCGAGCGCGAAGCTCCAGAACGCACGCTCGATTTGTGGCCTGACGACTCGGGCTGGAGATTCAAATACCTGGGAGTCGTCGCCCTGCCCAAAAACTTCGGGAGCCAGAGCGTCTTCGAAGTTCGAACGTCACGGAGGGCGTCCTGA
- a CDS encoding 3-methyl-2-oxobutanoate hydroxymethyltransferase yields MRRIYDFARRPAKRNYTIADLQALKGSGRKLSMSNPANVTEVRACVEAGIDLLVVWESQIEEVRQVAPHHFAGVGSTWAQFGTAAEIMDHAFDMMRKGGDMYYTLRSYDVMEMLAKEGVPVQSHVGLIPTFSHYCGGLRGWGRTADEAMEIYRTLKRMEDVGVFAVEAECIAEEVLEAVNQKTSIVTFSLGSGMAGDVIMSFVADICGEASEEDKPPKHAHAFGNLRRLHDQIYEERVAALKAFDDEVKAKNFPYAETNISMKPNEKEKFLEALDKAS; encoded by the coding sequence ATGAGAAGAATCTACGATTTCGCCCGGAGACCCGCGAAGCGGAACTACACGATCGCGGATCTGCAGGCGCTGAAGGGTTCGGGCCGGAAACTCAGCATGTCCAACCCGGCGAACGTCACCGAGGTTCGGGCCTGTGTCGAGGCCGGCATCGATCTGCTGGTCGTCTGGGAGAGCCAGATCGAAGAGGTTCGGCAGGTCGCGCCCCATCACTTCGCGGGGGTCGGCAGCACCTGGGCGCAGTTCGGCACCGCCGCAGAGATCATGGACCACGCCTTCGACATGATGCGCAAGGGCGGCGACATGTACTACACGCTCCGCTCCTATGACGTCATGGAGATGCTCGCCAAGGAAGGGGTTCCGGTGCAGAGCCACGTCGGCCTGATCCCGACCTTCAGTCACTATTGCGGCGGTCTGCGCGGCTGGGGTCGGACGGCCGACGAGGCGATGGAAATCTACCGCACGCTGAAGCGGATGGAGGATGTCGGCGTCTTCGCGGTCGAAGCCGAATGCATCGCCGAGGAGGTCCTGGAAGCCGTCAACCAGAAGACCTCGATCGTCACCTTTTCCCTGGGGTCGGGGATGGCCGGCGACGTCATCATGTCCTTCGTGGCCGATATCTGCGGTGAGGCGAGCGAGGAAGACAAGCCGCCGAAACACGCCCATGCCTTCGGCAACCTTCGCCGGCTGCACGATCAGATCTACGAAGAGCGAGTCGCCGCACTGAAAGCCTTCGACGACGAAGTCAAGGCGAAGAACTTTCCCTACGCGGAGACCAACATCTCGATGAAGCCGAACGAGAAGGAAAAGTTCCTGGAGGCGCTGGACAAGGCGTCATGA
- a CDS encoding lactoylglutathione lyase family protein, with protein sequence MTTYPRTFSHIGISVPSVEKAVAFYGEVMGWYLIMKPTEITEESETAIGQMCIDVFGTGWGSFKIAHMSTGDRIGVEMFEFPNNEPPGEFEYWKTSTFHFCVQDPDIEGLVEKIVAHGGRQRMPIRAYYPGEKPFRMCYVEDPFGLIFEVYSHSYELTYSQGAY encoded by the coding sequence ATGACGACCTATCCAAGAACCTTTTCGCACATCGGGATCTCGGTACCGAGCGTGGAGAAGGCAGTCGCGTTCTACGGCGAGGTGATGGGCTGGTACCTGATCATGAAGCCGACCGAGATCACCGAGGAATCCGAGACGGCCATCGGACAGATGTGCATCGATGTCTTCGGCACGGGTTGGGGCTCCTTCAAGATCGCGCACATGTCGACCGGCGACCGGATCGGGGTGGAGATGTTCGAGTTCCCGAACAACGAGCCTCCCGGCGAGTTCGAGTATTGGAAGACCAGCACGTTCCATTTCTGCGTCCAGGACCCCGACATCGAAGGCCTGGTAGAGAAGATCGTGGCGCACGGCGGCAGGCAGCGCATGCCGATCCGCGCGTATTATCCCGGCGAGAAACCCTTCCGGATGTGCTACGTCGAAGACCCCTTCGGCCTCATCTTCGAGGTCTATTCCCACAGCTACGAGCTGACCTACTCACAAGGCGCCTACTAA
- a CDS encoding aspartate/glutamate racemase family protein: MKTIGLIGGMSWESTVVYYRLLNELARERLGGLHSAELILWSFDFAEIEALQAAGDWAAATRRMVEAARRVEQAGAQCLLICTNTMHKMAPEVEAAVEIPLIHIADATAGAIRRSRAERPLLLATAYTMEQDFYKGRLKEAHGIQALVPDAAGRKTVHDIIYDELCRGVVRPESKARYLEIVAEGRNAGADGVIFGCTEVGLLISPEDFDIPAFDTTRIHAEAALDFALS, from the coding sequence ATGAAGACCATCGGCCTGATCGGCGGCATGAGCTGGGAGAGCACCGTCGTCTACTACCGGCTGCTGAACGAGCTGGCCCGGGAGCGCCTGGGCGGCCTGCATTCCGCCGAGCTGATCCTCTGGTCGTTCGATTTCGCCGAGATCGAGGCCCTGCAGGCGGCCGGCGACTGGGCCGCGGCGACCCGGCGCATGGTCGAGGCGGCCCGGCGGGTCGAGCAGGCCGGCGCCCAGTGCCTCCTGATCTGCACCAACACCATGCACAAGATGGCGCCCGAGGTGGAGGCGGCGGTCGAGATCCCCCTGATCCACATCGCCGACGCCACGGCGGGGGCGATCCGCCGGAGCCGGGCCGAGCGCCCCCTGCTGCTGGCCACGGCCTACACCATGGAGCAGGACTTCTACAAAGGCCGCCTGAAAGAGGCCCACGGCATCCAGGCCCTGGTGCCCGACGCCGCCGGCCGCAAGACCGTGCACGACATCATCTACGACGAGCTCTGCCGGGGCGTCGTCCGGCCCGAGTCCAAGGCCCGCTACCTGGAGATCGTGGCCGAGGGGCGGAACGCCGGCGCCGACGGCGTGATCTTCGGCTGCACCGAGGTCGGTTTGTTGATTTCCCCGGAAGACTTCGACATCCCGGCCTTCGACACCACCCGCATCCACGCCGAGGCCGCGCTCGATTTCGCGCTTTCGTGA